In one Bacteroidales bacterium genomic region, the following are encoded:
- a CDS encoding universal stress protein — protein MKNILVAINFSDLAPDVLANSIEIAIALKAKLWLVHVADPNPFFVGYEVEPPSMRAQREDELQRERSELEAMARQVQSRGVEAYAELLLGSPISSIIEKAEEIEADMIIIGKEDHGFFYKTFMGSTSEGVVSKAFCPVLVIPLREQE, from the coding sequence ATGAAAAATATTCTGGTTGCCATTAATTTCTCTGATCTCGCTCCCGATGTTCTTGCCAATTCAATTGAAATAGCCATAGCACTGAAAGCGAAGTTGTGGCTGGTTCATGTAGCCGATCCAAATCCTTTTTTTGTTGGGTATGAAGTTGAACCACCTTCCATGCGTGCTCAACGGGAAGATGAATTACAAAGGGAACGTTCAGAACTGGAAGCCATGGCCCGGCAAGTTCAATCACGGGGTGTTGAGGCGTATGCTGAACTGCTGCTTGGCTCACCCATCTCATCTATCATTGAAAAAGCGGAGGAAATTGAAGCCGATATGATCATCATCGGCAAGGAAGATCATGGATTTTTCTACAAGACCTTCATGGGAAGTACAAGTGAAGGAGTAGTTTCCAAGGCTTTCTGCCCGGTATTGGTAATCCCACTCCGGGAACAGGAATGA
- a CDS encoding 6-phosphofructokinase — protein MRIGILTAGGDCPGLNAAIRGVGKTAITEYGMTVFGFSSGFTGIIKNEYIELFEKDLSGILTIGGTILGTSREKPFKKTGDGIKGEKVELILKNYKALQLDALVCIGGNGSQRTASQLAETGLNIIGIPKTIDNDVWGTDYSFGFDSALWIDTEAIDRLHTTANSHKRIMVIEVMGHHAGWLALYSGIAGGGDVILIPEINYDEKVICAYLQKRVRQKKPYSIVVVAEGISKPKNSTAAHYIAEMIKMRTGLETRETILGYIQRGGSPSPVDRLLATQYGAYAVELIAERKFGLMVAKHGETMTSVKLSEAGNQIKLVPTNHSLIKKARSMDICFGDK, from the coding sequence ATGCGTATCGGAATCCTCACAGCCGGGGGGGATTGTCCAGGATTGAATGCGGCCATCAGAGGCGTTGGCAAAACAGCCATTACCGAGTACGGAATGACGGTTTTCGGGTTTTCATCGGGCTTTACCGGGATCATCAAGAATGAATACATCGAGTTGTTTGAAAAAGATCTTTCGGGAATTCTTACGATTGGGGGAACCATCCTGGGTACGTCGCGTGAGAAGCCTTTCAAAAAAACCGGCGACGGAATCAAGGGAGAAAAGGTTGAACTAATTTTAAAAAATTACAAAGCATTACAACTTGATGCACTGGTTTGCATTGGTGGCAATGGTTCGCAACGTACTGCCAGTCAACTGGCTGAAACCGGTCTCAATATTATCGGTATTCCAAAAACCATTGACAATGATGTATGGGGTACTGATTATTCCTTTGGCTTTGATTCGGCACTATGGATTGATACCGAAGCTATTGACCGCCTGCACACAACTGCGAATTCCCACAAACGCATAATGGTAATCGAAGTAATGGGGCATCATGCCGGATGGCTTGCACTTTACAGCGGAATTGCGGGCGGCGGCGATGTGATCCTGATCCCGGAAATCAACTACGACGAAAAAGTTATTTGTGCATACCTGCAAAAAAGGGTCAGACAAAAAAAGCCCTATTCGATTGTTGTAGTGGCCGAAGGAATCTCTAAACCCAAAAACTCAACAGCAGCGCATTACATCGCAGAAATGATCAAAATGCGAACCGGGCTCGAAACCCGGGAAACGATTCTTGGCTATATACAACGCGGTGGAAGCCCTTCGCCGGTTGACCGCCTACTGGCAACCCAATATGGCGCCTATGCAGTTGAACTTATTGCCGAGCGCAAATTCGGTTTAATGGTTGCCAAACACGGCGAGACAATGACTTCGGTAAAATTATCAGAGGCCGGAAATCAGATCAAGTTAGTTCCCACAAATCATTCGTTGATTAAAAAAGCCAGAAGTATGGATATTTGCTTTGGGGATAAATAA
- a CDS encoding PKD domain-containing protein, translating to MRTFTLLLLLSLIASPFLVSFSQTPEAKAPARAAFNMNHNNNLPEADGIVAAFSADVRSGYAPLTVSFTDQSTGEVQSWNWSFGDGQTSDEQNPGHTYTEPGLYSVSLTVADSVSHYTLEKEEYIRVNAEPGACDTLDFPFSGTYTYYPLQSPQKGYVSGTNSYGDRAKANVFEPGYSSLVSGVFVDFAIAEDISGTNPDVEIAIWNDAGTNGTPGSIIASRDIPLSTIIDDVADDVATWVEFFEPVSVSNKFYIGVVLPTTSDTLALWTDTSPESPANKGWEQWENQTWHAYSSDQSWGLMISNAIHPVVCQVNSTRTNFPEGSIAVYPVPARDRLYVSVTDQVNHIQSIELYDMHGRLCYSNSFDGNATVRVVPLDFPAGIYMIRAIAADYVLSQKILISE from the coding sequence ATGAGAACTTTTACTTTACTGTTGCTGCTTTCATTAATCGCCTCACCCTTCCTTGTTTCATTTTCACAAACTCCTGAAGCGAAAGCACCTGCACGCGCGGCATTCAATATGAATCATAACAATAATTTGCCGGAAGCGGATGGCATAGTTGCTGCTTTCAGCGCTGATGTTCGTTCAGGGTACGCGCCTTTAACAGTTTCTTTCACTGATCAATCAACCGGAGAAGTGCAATCCTGGAACTGGTCGTTTGGAGACGGGCAAACGAGCGATGAGCAGAATCCCGGACATACCTACACAGAGCCCGGCCTGTATAGTGTTTCATTGACCGTAGCTGATAGTGTGAGTCATTACACCCTCGAAAAAGAAGAATATATTCGGGTAAATGCGGAACCAGGTGCTTGCGATACCCTCGATTTTCCATTTTCCGGAACCTATACATATTATCCGCTTCAATCCCCCCAAAAAGGGTATGTATCAGGAACCAATTCTTATGGAGATCGTGCCAAGGCAAACGTTTTTGAGCCGGGCTATTCCTCATTGGTAAGTGGAGTGTTTGTTGATTTCGCTATTGCGGAAGATATTTCTGGCACAAATCCCGATGTTGAGATCGCGATTTGGAATGATGCTGGAACCAATGGTACACCAGGCTCAATTATTGCTTCCAGAGATATTCCCCTTTCCACTATCATTGATGATGTGGCTGATGACGTTGCAACCTGGGTCGAGTTTTTTGAACCTGTGAGCGTTTCCAACAAATTTTATATCGGCGTAGTATTGCCCACAACCAGTGATACGCTGGCATTATGGACTGATACCAGCCCTGAATCTCCTGCAAACAAAGGCTGGGAACAGTGGGAAAATCAAACATGGCATGCTTATTCCTCCGATCAATCCTGGGGTTTGATGATTTCCAATGCTATCCACCCGGTAGTTTGCCAGGTGAACAGCACACGAACAAATTTCCCGGAAGGTTCTATTGCTGTTTACCCGGTTCCAGCCAGGGACAGGCTTTATGTGAGCGTAACAGACCAGGTTAACCACATACAATCAATAGAATTATACGATATGCATGGCAGGCTTTGTTATTCAAATTCTTTTGATGGTAATGCAACAGTCAGGGTTGTACCTTTGGATTTTCCGGCAGGAATCTATATGATCAGGGCCATTGCTGCAGATTATGTGTTAAGCCAGAAAATATTGATTTCAGAATAG
- a CDS encoding YgiQ family radical SAM protein, which yields MSITANTALNLPLSSWLPITRDEIEQHGWEQPDVIIVSGDAYVDHPSFGPSVIGRVIEAQGFRVALLPQPNWRDDLRDFKKLGTPRLFFGVSAGNMDSMVNHYTAAKRLRSDDAYTPGGKAGFRPDNASLIYTRILKKLFPDVPLVLGGVEASMRRLTYYDYWADKVKPSLLIESEADLLIYGMAEQSIKLLLERCSQGENFKQITNLEQSVFLVVSKSLIPKADEWETLVLPSHEALVKDKFLFAKTFRLWEEEHNRTNPARIIQENKEGWLVINPPSLISTEKELDDIYNLPFTRFPHPKYKKRGPIPAYEMIRHSITMHRGCFGGCSFCAISAHQGKFISSRSQDSILREVDQITVMPDFKGHVTDLGGPTANMYRMTAIDFGKCKKCRRASCIYPNICPNINTDHNPLIELYRKVRSNPAIKKVTIGSGVRYDLFMGQNPDVSNTRGHRKYFKELVTHHVSGRLKVAPEHTSGKVLKYMRKPGFEQFEQLKKDFDKICLQNNLNQQLIPYFISSHPGSEQKDMANLAAKTRNLGFRLEQVQDFTPTPGTLATAMFYTGLDPYTLKPVHVARTMQEKTSQRNYFFTNQPHSQTARIPGNKSNKRNIR from the coding sequence ATGTCAATAACCGCCAACACAGCCTTAAACCTGCCACTTTCCTCCTGGCTCCCGATAACGCGCGATGAAATTGAACAGCATGGATGGGAACAACCGGATGTAATCATCGTAAGCGGAGATGCCTATGTTGATCACCCTTCTTTCGGGCCGTCGGTAATTGGCCGTGTAATCGAAGCTCAAGGTTTTCGTGTGGCTCTATTGCCCCAACCCAACTGGCGCGACGACTTGCGTGATTTCAAAAAACTTGGGACTCCACGCTTGTTCTTTGGTGTTTCGGCAGGTAACATGGATTCAATGGTGAACCATTACACTGCTGCCAAACGCCTGCGCTCTGATGATGCATACACTCCCGGTGGCAAGGCCGGATTCCGCCCTGACAATGCTTCATTGATCTACACCCGGATTCTAAAAAAACTTTTTCCTGATGTTCCGCTTGTACTCGGTGGTGTGGAGGCATCCATGCGGCGGCTTACCTATTACGATTATTGGGCCGACAAAGTCAAACCTTCCCTGCTGATTGAAAGTGAAGCTGATCTGTTGATTTATGGAATGGCGGAGCAATCCATAAAATTGTTACTCGAAAGGTGCTCACAAGGTGAAAATTTTAAACAAATTACGAACCTTGAGCAATCGGTGTTTTTAGTAGTATCTAAATCCCTGATACCAAAAGCTGATGAATGGGAAACACTTGTACTTCCATCGCATGAGGCATTGGTAAAGGATAAATTCCTTTTTGCCAAAACCTTCCGGCTTTGGGAAGAAGAGCATAACCGCACAAACCCGGCAAGGATCATACAGGAAAACAAGGAAGGCTGGCTGGTAATAAATCCCCCATCCTTGATTAGTACCGAAAAGGAGCTTGACGATATCTACAATTTGCCATTTACCAGGTTCCCCCATCCGAAATACAAAAAACGTGGTCCGATCCCGGCCTATGAAATGATCAGGCATTCCATAACAATGCATCGCGGTTGCTTTGGAGGCTGCAGTTTTTGCGCCATCTCAGCGCATCAGGGAAAGTTTATCAGCAGCCGCTCGCAGGATTCTATCTTGCGTGAAGTGGATCAGATAACCGTTATGCCCGACTTCAAAGGCCATGTTACTGACCTTGGCGGGCCAACCGCCAATATGTACCGGATGACAGCCATTGATTTCGGGAAATGTAAAAAATGCAGACGGGCATCTTGCATCTACCCAAATATATGCCCTAACATCAATACCGACCATAATCCCCTTATCGAACTCTACCGCAAGGTGCGCTCAAATCCTGCAATCAAAAAAGTTACCATCGGTTCCGGCGTCCGATATGATTTGTTCATGGGCCAAAACCCGGATGTTTCGAACACAAGAGGGCACAGAAAATACTTCAAAGAACTTGTAACACACCATGTTTCAGGCCGACTGAAAGTTGCACCTGAACACACATCAGGCAAGGTGCTTAAATATATGCGCAAGCCTGGATTTGAGCAATTTGAACAGTTAAAAAAGGACTTTGATAAGATTTGTTTACAAAACAATCTGAACCAACAACTGATCCCTTATTTTATTTCGTCTCATCCGGGATCGGAACAAAAGGATATGGCTAATCTGGCTGCAAAAACGCGAAACCTTGGATTTCGATTGGAGCAGGTTCAGGATTTTACACCAACTCCGGGAACCCTGGCAACTGCAATGTTTTACACCGGCCTAGATCCTTATACCTTGAAACCCGTTCACGTTGCAAGAACGATGCAGGAAAAAACATCTCAACGAAATTATTTCTTCACGAACCAACCACACAGTCAAACTGCCAGGATACCTGGTAATAAAAGTAATAAACGAAATATACGCTGA
- a CDS encoding T9SS type A sorting domain-containing protein produces the protein MKTLLLIITAICLPGIILAQGIKIGTNMIMTGETVMYVDGAVDIDNDGDLKIESGSSLILSDGNTLTVNDGGKLTLMGEDGNPVTVTSAGYFVFIVSSGGTIGAEYATFEKMSGDGLNIQSGATIDPALPLNNSIFQSGASSSTFLTINNSQELTIAGVAFISTPGNELYNVAKTLNIGEVTFTNFSGNFAGEAYENDPFNRIHWSDVPLNRLVENVTLTNGQELCFDAVQTITVQDLLVQSGGVIHLVAGQSVLLLPGILVEANGYLRAWIDTDGMYCMNAKAIIAVADQPIPEIKFEEAMPLSAGIRVFPNPTTGSFTLELPEAVEDSRANVEIYGMMGELVQQTTLIGERSYQFNLSDKPRGIYIVRVLQGESLYMEKVIRQ, from the coding sequence ATGAAAACACTTTTACTCATCATTACGGCAATTTGCCTGCCAGGCATTATCCTTGCCCAGGGCATCAAAATCGGAACAAACATGATTATGACCGGTGAAACAGTCATGTATGTGGATGGAGCCGTTGACATTGACAATGACGGCGACCTGAAAATCGAATCCGGCTCATCCCTCATACTCAGCGATGGCAACACCCTTACAGTTAACGACGGCGGCAAACTAACCCTCATGGGCGAAGATGGCAACCCTGTTACCGTTACCTCTGCCGGATACTTTGTGTTCATAGTCAGCTCCGGCGGAACCATCGGCGCTGAATACGCCACTTTTGAAAAAATGAGTGGCGATGGATTGAATATCCAGTCAGGCGCTACCATTGACCCGGCTTTGCCGCTCAACAACAGCATTTTCCAAAGCGGAGCCTCGAGCAGCACATTCCTTACCATCAACAACAGCCAGGAACTGACCATTGCTGGCGTGGCATTTATTTCCACACCCGGCAACGAATTATACAATGTAGCCAAAACCCTGAACATCGGCGAGGTAACCTTCACTAACTTCAGCGGAAACTTTGCCGGAGAGGCTTATGAAAACGATCCCTTTAACCGCATCCACTGGAGCGATGTGCCACTAAACAGGCTGGTTGAAAATGTTACTTTAACGAATGGTCAGGAACTCTGCTTTGATGCTGTGCAAACGATAACTGTGCAGGATTTACTGGTTCAGAGCGGCGGAGTTATTCACCTGGTTGCAGGGCAGTCAGTATTGTTGCTTCCGGGAATTCTTGTTGAAGCCAACGGCTACCTCCGTGCCTGGATTGATACTGATGGCATGTATTGTATGAACGCCAAAGCCATCATAGCTGTAGCCGACCAGCCCATCCCTGAAATAAAGTTTGAGGAAGCAATGCCGCTTTCAGCAGGAATCAGGGTATTTCCAAATCCTACCACCGGTAGTTTCACACTTGAGTTACCCGAGGCCGTTGAAGACTCAAGGGCCAATGTAGAAATTTACGGCATGATGGGCGAACTTGTTCAGCAAACAACACTGATTGGTGAGAGAAGTTACCAATTCAATTTAAGCGATAAGCCCCGCGGTATTTATATCGTGCGTGTGCTGCAGGGCGAAAGCCTGTATATGGAAAAAGTGATCAGGCAGTAA
- a CDS encoding DUF302 domain-containing protein, whose protein sequence is MSYHFSTKLNNLSFDEAIIRVSEELKKEGFGILTQIDVKETLKNKIDVDFRKYKILGACNPGLAHKALLTEGRIGVFLPCNVVVQEHENGEIEISAVDPVSSMISVGNNDLECIAGEVQKKMIRVIEALK, encoded by the coding sequence ATGAGTTACCATTTTAGCACAAAACTTAACAATCTTTCTTTCGATGAAGCAATCATCAGGGTTTCCGAAGAACTTAAGAAAGAAGGCTTTGGCATTCTTACACAAATTGATGTGAAAGAAACCCTGAAAAATAAAATTGATGTGGATTTCAGGAAATATAAAATTCTGGGTGCATGTAACCCGGGTCTTGCTCACAAGGCTTTGCTAACCGAAGGCAGGATTGGGGTGTTTCTTCCATGCAATGTTGTTGTTCAGGAACACGAAAACGGCGAAATTGAAATCTCGGCTGTTGACCCGGTGTCATCCATGATCTCAGTTGGAAACAATGACCTGGAATGTATTGCCGGAGAGGTTCAAAAGAAGATGATACGGGTTATTGAAGCCCTGAAGTAA
- a CDS encoding T9SS type A sorting domain-containing protein yields the protein MALYYDLPVYRDTHKLILKIFECTKDFSKEYKYTLGQDMKRDALQTITVQDLLVQSGGVIHLVAGQSVLLLPGILVEANGYLRAWIDTDGMYCTNAKSIVAASDHPLPEIKFDDALRLESGIKVYPNPTTGFFLLELPETDEASIANVEIYGMMGELIQQTTLFSERSYQFNLSNNPNGIYIVRVLQGETLYMEKVIRQ from the coding sequence ATGGCTTTGTACTATGATTTACCGGTTTACCGAGATACGCATAAGCTTATTTTGAAAATATTTGAGTGTACCAAAGATTTTTCAAAGGAGTATAAATACACCTTGGGGCAGGATATGAAGCGAGATGCATTGCAAACGATAACTGTGCAGGATTTGCTGGTTCAGAGCGGCGGAGTTATTCACCTGGTTGCAGGGCAGTCAGTATTGTTGCTTCCGGGAATCCTCGTTGAAGCCAACGGCTACCTCCGTGCCTGGATTGATACTGATGGCATGTATTGCACAAATGCCAAATCCATTGTTGCTGCAAGCGATCATCCCTTACCTGAAATCAAATTTGATGACGCCCTGCGATTAGAGTCAGGTATTAAAGTTTATCCAAATCCCACCACGGGGTTCTTTCTCCTTGAGCTGCCCGAAACTGATGAAGCGTCAATTGCAAACGTTGAGATTTACGGCATGATGGGTGAGTTGATACAGCAAACCACCCTCTTTAGCGAAAGAAGCTACCAGTTCAATCTAAGCAACAATCCCAACGGCATTTATATCGTACGTGTGCTACAGGGGGAAACCCTGTATATGGAAAAAGTGATCAGGCAGTAG
- a CDS encoding DUF1566 domain-containing protein yields the protein MKIIIFIISLALIIATLTSKSFAQGVVISANESATPAASAMLDVQSTDKGLLIPRMDSTQRVAISTPATGLLVYQTDKADGFYFFNGTDWINLNGSTSNTVTKIDDLSDGRTGGNSVFLGDGAGASDDLSNNQNLALGVSALYSNTAGSSNVASGYQALYSNTTGNWNTANGAQALYFNTTGVNNTANGFRSLYSNETGNSNTANGYATLHNNTTGYENTASGTFSLYFNSTGNSNTAYGFAALQNNTTGINNTANGSLALFNNTTGNDNMANGFFALFNNTTGINNTATGVEALHHNTTGINNTANGRSALFSNTTGNDNVANGVNALRQNTTGINNVANGFAALQNNTTGSWNTAIGHQAALSKTGTDAITAIGGGALQNALNGPNTAVGHQAGINTTNGTHNVIVGRDAFYNNTSGSNNTSVGFAALGANTTGTGNTALGYQANVASGALTNATAIGANALVSQSNSLVLGSINGVNGATSDTKVGIGTAAPTELLDVNGEARVRNLEGAGFRQIYADSQGKLMVNSIEELASQSNAPGTPIVDYNCPDGVSDTIHVAGFPESVQSENICVTINLTHTFVADLEIYLIAPNGDKLNLMKNNGGGDDNLVNTQFCDNFAEPLSSSLPPYTGTFLPIGSLSPGVCGFVANVSSFSAIGGGNINPNGMWILKVFDVYGGDQGVLNNWSVELTSGDMLVDVGTNNYLPKWQNGTLTTNSSIYDNGNVGIGTTTPKTTLQVEGYPASTTTADGVQVPSLTLAQLDAKVAAYGADQDGAIIFVNDISVASTTPETADITAKGFYYYDATTNKWKGVGGGSSSSSTTYSVGDFAQGGIVFWVDETGQHGLVAAKQDQSTGVIWFAGTYGNTQAKGDGPYAGEANTSIIIAAHVAIGDDGNTYAARICNELQVTEGGKTYGDWYLPSKEELNIMYQNKATINAAAGANGGSGFTDTYYWSSSEFSSNYAWRQDFYNGFQGYYYKDNTRRVRAVRAF from the coding sequence ATGAAAATAATAATATTCATTATTTCGCTCGCACTTATTATCGCAACTCTCACAAGCAAGTCGTTTGCCCAGGGTGTAGTGATCTCAGCCAATGAATCCGCCACTCCCGCCGCATCGGCCATGCTGGATGTTCAATCAACGGACAAAGGACTTTTAATCCCACGGATGGACTCAACACAACGTGTAGCCATAAGCACCCCTGCCACTGGCCTTTTGGTTTACCAGACTGATAAAGCAGATGGTTTCTACTTTTTTAACGGAACCGACTGGATAAATCTAAATGGTAGCACAAGCAATACGGTTACTAAAATAGATGATCTGAGTGATGGGAGAACAGGTGGCAACAGTGTTTTTCTTGGAGATGGCGCCGGAGCAAGTGATGACCTTTCAAACAACCAAAACCTTGCCCTTGGGGTTTCAGCACTTTATTCCAATACTGCAGGATCTAGCAATGTAGCTAGTGGTTATCAAGCACTGTATTCCAACACCACCGGAAATTGGAACACGGCAAATGGGGCACAAGCACTATATTTCAACACCACAGGAGTTAACAACACGGCCAATGGTTTTCGATCGCTCTACTCAAATGAAACAGGAAATTCCAACACGGCCAATGGGTATGCTACACTTCACAATAATACTACAGGATATGAAAACACAGCAAGTGGAACATTTTCACTCTACTTCAACTCCACAGGAAATTCCAATACGGCCTATGGTTTTGCTGCACTTCAAAACAACACCACAGGAATTAACAACACGGCAAATGGTTCTTTGGCACTCTTTAACAACACCACAGGAAATGATAACATGGCCAATGGTTTTTTCGCACTCTTTAACAACACCACAGGAATTAATAACACGGCCACTGGTGTAGAGGCACTCCACCACAACACTACTGGAATTAACAACACGGCAAATGGCAGATCTGCACTCTTCTCCAACACCACAGGAAATGATAACGTGGCCAATGGTGTAAATGCACTTCGCCAAAACACCACCGGAATTAACAATGTGGCCAATGGCTTTGCAGCACTCCAGAATAATACAACCGGATCCTGGAACACTGCGATCGGTCATCAGGCAGCTTTGAGCAAAACCGGAACAGATGCAATTACTGCAATTGGTGGCGGAGCGCTTCAAAATGCGCTTAACGGTCCAAATACTGCAGTTGGACACCAGGCAGGAATAAATACAACCAACGGAACACATAACGTAATAGTTGGCAGGGATGCCTTTTACAACAACACCTCAGGTTCTAACAACACCTCTGTTGGTTTTGCAGCGCTTGGTGCAAATACCACAGGAACGGGTAACACAGCCCTTGGCTACCAGGCAAACGTCGCATCAGGGGCATTAACTAACGCTACTGCCATTGGTGCTAATGCCTTGGTTAGCCAAAGCAATAGTTTAGTACTCGGAAGCATAAATGGTGTGAATGGCGCCACTTCAGACACCAAAGTGGGTATCGGGACAGCAGCACCTACAGAACTATTGGATGTAAATGGCGAGGCAAGAGTTAGAAATTTAGAAGGAGCAGGTTTCAGGCAGATATATGCAGATAGTCAGGGAAAATTAATGGTAAATTCTATTGAAGAATTAGCTTCTCAAAGCAATGCACCGGGTACTCCAATAGTAGATTACAATTGTCCTGATGGAGTAAGCGATACAATTCATGTTGCAGGCTTTCCTGAGTCTGTTCAATCTGAAAATATTTGTGTTACCATAAACCTGACTCACACATTTGTAGCGGATCTGGAAATATATTTAATTGCCCCCAACGGTGATAAACTTAATCTTATGAAAAATAATGGGGGTGGTGATGACAACCTTGTGAACACACAATTTTGTGACAATTTTGCTGAACCCTTGTCTTCAAGTTTACCTCCTTATACCGGAACATTTTTACCAATTGGCTCCCTGTCTCCTGGAGTTTGTGGCTTTGTCGCTAACGTTAGTAGCTTTTCTGCAATTGGAGGGGGTAACATAAACCCAAATGGCATGTGGATTCTGAAAGTGTTTGATGTATATGGTGGTGATCAGGGCGTGTTAAATAATTGGTCGGTGGAATTAACGAGTGGAGATATGCTAGTAGATGTTGGAACCAACAATTACCTCCCCAAATGGCAAAACGGAACACTTACTACGAATAGCAGTATATATGACAATGGAAATGTAGGCATTGGTACCACAACACCTAAGACCACCCTACAAGTCGAAGGATACCCAGCAAGTACAACAACCGCAGACGGTGTGCAAGTGCCCTCTCTAACTTTGGCACAACTAGACGCTAAAGTGGCTGCTTATGGCGCAGACCAAGATGGTGCAATTATTTTTGTAAATGATATAAGTGTTGCATCTACTACACCAGAAACAGCAGATATTACTGCAAAAGGTTTTTATTATTATGATGCAACTACTAATAAATGGAAGGGAGTTGGCGGTGGTTCATCTTCATCATCTACCACCTACTCCGTAGGCGACTTTGCCCAAGGCGGTATCGTATTCTGGGTAGACGAAACCGGACAGCATGGTTTGGTAGCTGCTAAACAGGACCAAAGTACAGGGGTAATATGGTTTGCCGGTACTTATGGTAATACTCAGGCAAAAGGAGACGGCCCTTATGCGGGCGAAGCAAATACCTCAATAATTATTGCAGCTCATGTAGCTATTGGTGATGATGGTAACACTTATGCAGCGCGCATTTGTAATGAACTGCAAGTTACCGAAGGAGGTAAAACTTATGGCGACTGGTATCTTCCCTCAAAAGAAGAATTAAATATAATGTATCAAAACAAGGCAACTATTAATGCTGCCGCAGGGGCAAACGGAGGCAGCGGTTTTACTGACACCTACTATTGGAGTTCTTCTGAGTTCAGTTCTAACTACGCCTGGAGGCAGGATTTCTACAATGGCTTCCAGGGCTACTACTATAAGGACAACACCAGACGTGTCCGTGCCGTCCGGGCTTTTTAA